The segment CCCGGCGAGTTGGGTCTTCGAGCCGGCGTACGCGTTCGCGCTCGGGACGTTCGCGACGACGGTCGCGGGCTCGACCTCGACGGCGCGCACGCCCTCGTCGTGGACCGCGCAGTCGAGGGTCTGCGCGCCATCCCGAACCGTCGTGACGCGGTACTTGACGCCAGCCGTGAGGTTCAGGCACTGGTCGCGGTACGGGCAGCCCTCGCAGCCTGGGGCTTCGCCCTGGTAGACGAACTCCGTGCCCTCGTCGACGAGCCGAGAGCCGAGGAGCGTGACGGTCGACATGCCAGACCGTACACCGCGGAGGCGTATCAGGCTGTCCCCACGGCTGACCGGACGGCGAGGAACCGGGGGAGCAGATCGTCGGCAAGTTCCTGTTCGGGGAAGACGTTAGTCGTGGGGTGTGCTATCTATCTTCATGGCGCGAGACCTCGACGACGTCGACAGGAGCATCCTCTTTCTCTTGCAACGGGACGCGCGGAACAAGACCGCACAGGAGATCGGGGACAGCGCCGGCGTCTCCGCGAGCACGGTTCGGAATCGCATCGATCGAATGGAGGCCGACGGCATCATCAGGGGGTATCATCCGGAGATAGATTACGAGGCCGCGAACCTGCCGTTACAGCTCACGTTCGTCATCACCGCGTCGCCGTCCCAACTCCAGGAGTTCTCGGAGCAGATCCGGCAAGTCCAGGGCGTCGTGGACGTCCGCGAGATGCTTACGGGACGGCGCAACCTCCACGTCGACGTCGTCGGGACGAGTACGAAGGACGTGACCCGTATCACGGACGCGATCCACGACATCGGCGTGGAGATCGAGAGTTCGGAGATGATGCGGCAGCGTCACGTCCAGCCGTTCAATCACTTCTTCCTCCAGGGCTCCGAGGCCGGGGAGACCGCCGACGGGGCAGACGCGTCCGAGACGACGAGCGACGAGTAGTCCCGAAGAGTCATCAACTGGAAAGGACCGTCGTTCGGGTTTCCGCAGATTTACAATGGAACTCGTGCGGATTCAGCAGTCATACCTGTGGCTTTTGGGATCTCTCGCGATAGAATTGCGGAATCCCGTATCGGTTGGTGGGCTGTCGAACCAGCCTTATCCCCGTTCGTGCCCGAACGAGAACGAGGAGGAGTGGTTCCGTTCACGACGCCAGTCGGGGACCACTGGGACACCCTCCTTTCAAATGAAAGACACTCAACTCAATGCACTCGCGCACGAACGACGGCGCCAAGTCCTCCTCGCGCTACACGAGACGGACGGAGCGATAGCGCTGGACCCGACAGCGACCGACGACGAGCTCGGAATCGAGATGTACCATCGGCACCTCCCGAAACTCCAGTCGTCGGAGCTCGTCTCGTGGAACGCCGATTCGGGCGAAGTACGGCAGGGGACTCGATTCGATGAACTCCAGTCCGTTCTCGACGCGCTCGCGGCGAGGACGACGTCCTAGACCACGCGCTCGACCAGGTCCGGGAGCCGCTTCTCGGTGGCGTCGGAAAGTAACGCGAGATCGACGCCGACTCGCCGTCGTGACTGCGGCGACGGCTTCTGGCTGGCAATTACAGCGACGACCTCACCCGTTCACTTCTCGCGATGCGGGCGCGTTCCTCACGACGACAACTTGTCGGTCGTGTTCACGGTGAGGCGGGGGAGTTCGACGTGCTGCGGTCGACCGATCGCGAACGCGACGGTTGCCGCGACGTCCCGTGGATCGAGGGGTCTGCCGTCCCAGTCGCTCCAGTCGTTCATCTCGCTCTGGATCGGGCCGGGGTTCACGACGGTGACGCGGACGGGGTCGTCGGCCATCTCCTTCCGGAAGGCGTCGTAGAATCCGTTGACCCCGGCTTTGGACGCGCTGTACGCGCTCCCGCCTTCGGCCGGCTCGTCGGCGTTCATCGAGGAGATTCCCACGACGTGCCCGCCGTCGCGGAGCGCGGGGAGGGCGGCCCGGGTGGCGTACATCGACCCGAGGAGGTTCACCTCGACCTGCGAGCGGAAGTCCGCCGGGTCGGCGTCGGCGACGTAGTCGCCCTCGAGGACGCCGGCGTTGTTCACGAGGACGTCGACGCGACCGAACTCCTCGAGAGTCGCGTCGACCATCGCTTCGACCGCGTGCTCGTCGGTGACGTCGGTCGGGACCGCGAGGGCGTCCGCGTCGCGTTCGGCTTCGATCTCGGCGGCGAGGTCCTCGAGTCGGTGCTCGCGTCGCGCCGCGAGCGCGACCGCGTACCCGTCGCTGGCGAGCGCGCGAGCGGTCGCCGCGCCGACGCCGGAGGACGCGCCGGTCACCACCGCGACGTCGTCTGGCTGGTTCATGCGTCGGTCGACGGCGGCGACCCTGTAAAACTCGGTGGTGGTGTGGGAGGCCGTTGCAGTGACCGCGGTAGCGGCGCGCTCGGTGGGTCAGTCTCCGCTGCCTGCGCGTTCGTCGCTATCGGCGCGGTCCTCGTTTCCGGCGCGTTCGTCGTTATCGGCGCGTTCGTCGGTTCCGGTGTGTTCGTCGAGCGCGTCGAAGTAGTCGGGGCGGGGGACCTGGTAGGTGTCGCGCGGGTCGACGTCGCCGGCGGCGAAGTCGGCGGCGAGGTCGTAGGCGGCGTCGACGGCGGCGTCGCGGTCGGGGTAACGCATGGTCTCGTCGAGGGAGACGTCGGGTTCGAAGTAGAGGCGGACGAACCAGTCGCCGGTGGTTGCCTCGGGGCGGTCGACGCCGGGGCGGCGGTGGTTGCGTCGGCCCTGGGAGAGGTACAGCGTCGGGAGGCACTCCGGCGGGTGGGCGGTCGTGTTGAAGACGTCCGGGCGGTAGGCGAGGACGACGCGGCCGTCGGGGTCCTCGTTCCAGACCGTCCATCCCGACGGCGGGTCGGGGAGGTCGCTCATGGACCGGGGTAGGGGGCGGTGGTGTAAGGGGTTCCCGGTTCGGCTCGCGACAGCGATCGCGGCGGGGAAGCGTGGACCGCTGACCGGGCGTCCCCCACCGGACGGAATCGGTAGCATTTATATGGGGTCGACGGACGGCACATAACTGTTGGGGGCAGGCTTATTGCCGAGGAGTCCAGACGTTAGTGTACGACTCGGTCGACCGACCGCCTGCCCACCCCCGTTCGCCGGCCCCGGCCACTGTTGCACCACGCCTCGAAGGCCGGCCACGCCGGCGAGCATGTCAAACGGTAACGACGACCACGATAGGCGTCGGCGTACAGTCAGCCGCCCGATCGAACCGACGACGGCACCGGTCGACGACCGAGCACAGCGCGCGCGGACTCCGAGTGGAGGTGTGGGGGACTCCACGCGGTCTCGCGCTCGCCCCCGATAGCATGACCAAGAACACGAGACTGACCGACCTCAGCCAGGACTACAAGGAGTCGATGCCCGCAGACTTGCGGGATACCAGGAGTTTCCAGTGGTACCTCGACGAGTGCTACGACGACCCGAAGGTCGCGCGCAACGCCCACCAGCGCGTCGCCGACATGTTCGACCACTACGGCACCGAGTACGACGAGGAAGCCGGCGTCGTCGAGTACGAGCTCGCGAGCGAGGACCCGCTGAACGACGGCGAGAACACGTTCTTCGGGCGCGTCATCCACGAGAGCATCCACGAGTTCGTCAACAAGGTCAAGTCCGGGGCGCGACGCCTCGGGCCAGAACGCCGCATCAAGCTCTTGCTGGGACCGGTGGGGTCCGGGAAGAGCCACTTCGACAAGCAAGTGCGCGCGTACTTCGAGGACTACACGCTCACCGACGACGGCCGAATGTACACGTTCCGGTGGACGAACCTCACGGACGTCATCCACGACCAGGACCCCGCGGACGCGACGGTGCGCTCGCCGATGAACCAGGACCCGCTCGTCCTCCTTCCCTACGAACAGCGCAAGGACGTCATCGCCGACCTCAACGAGGCCCTGGACGCCCCCTACACCATCCGGAACGACCAGAGCCTCGACCCCGAGAGCGAGTTCTACATGGACGAACTGCTCGCGTACTACGACGACGACCTCGAGAGCGTCCTCGCGAACCACGTCGAGGTCGTGCGGCTCGTCGCGAACGAGAACAAGCGCCAATGCCTGGAGACGTTCGAACCGAAGGACAAGAAGAACCAGGACGAGACCGAACTCACTGGGGACGTCAACTACTCGAAGATCGCGATCTACGGGGAGAGCGACCCGCGAGCGTTCGACTACTCGGGCGCGTTCTGTAACGCGAACCGCGGCCTCTTCTCCGGCGAAGAGCTCCTCAAACTGCAGCGCGAGTTCCTCTACGACTTCCTGCACGCCACCCAGGAGATGACGATCAAGCCGAAGAACAACCCGCGGATCGACATCGACCAGGTGATCGTCGGGCGGACGAACATGCCCGAGTACAAGGACAAGAAGGGCGACGAGAAGATGGAGGCGTTCAACGACCGCACGAAGCGGATCGACTTCCCGTACGTCCTCGGGTACGAGGAGGAGGCCCAGATCTACCGGAAGATGCTCGCGAACGCGGACGTTCCGGACATCAACATCGAGCCGCACGCGATGGAGATGGCGGGCCTGTTCGCGGTGTTGACGCGGATCGAGGAGCCGGACAACGACACCGTCGAGATGCTCCAGAAGGCCAAGGCATACAACGGGGAGATCGACGACGGGGACGACATCGACGTGAAGAAGCTCCGCGACGAGGCGGAGGCGAAGGCCGAGATCGGCGAGGGCATGGAGGGGATCAGTCCGCGGTTCGTCGGCGACGAGATCGCGGAAGCGATCATGGACTCCAAGCACCGCAGCAGGGGGTTCCTGTCGCCGCTGACGGTGTTCAACTTCTTCGAGGAGAACTTAGAGCACCACGGGTCGATCCCCGAGGAGAACTTCGAGACGTACTACCGCTACCTCGAACTGGTGCGCGAGGAGTACAAGGAGCGTGCGATCGAGGACGTCCGGCACGCGCTCGCGTACGACGTCGACGAGATCCAGCGCCAGGGCGAGAAGTACATGGACCACGTGATGGCGTACATCGACGACGACCGCGTCGAGGACGAACTCACCGGGCAGATGCAGGAGCCCGACGAGACCTTCCTCCGGAGCGTCGAGGAGAAGCTCGACATCCCCGAGGACCGCAAGGACGACTTCCGGCAGGAGGTCAGTAACTGGGTGAGTCGGCGTGCGCGCACCGGCGACACGTTCGACCCGACGGACAACGAGCGTCTGCGTCGCGCGCTGGAGCGCAAGCTCTGGGAGGACAAGAAGCACAACATCAACTTCTCCGCGCTGGTGTCGGCCAACGAGAGCGACGACGACGAGCGGAACTCGTGGGTCGACGCGCTCGAGGACCAGGGGTACTCGCGTGGCGGTGCGAAGGAGGTCCTCGAGTTCGCGGGCGCGGAGGTCGCCAAATCCGAGATGGAGGACTGATGACGGACGGCGAAGCGTTCGTCACGGCGGTCGACCGCGAGCTCGAGTCGACCTACGAGGAGCCGATGGCGCTCTCGACGTACGTCGACCGCGTGCTCGAGCAGCCGACGGTCGCGAGTCACGCGTCGAAGTACCTCCTGGAGGCTATCGAGTCGATGGGAACGCGGACCGTGATCGAGGAGGGCGAGGAGACCGAGCGATACCGGTTCTTCGACGACCCGCACAACGACGGCGAGCACGCGGTCCTCGGGAACACGCAGATCCTGAACGCGTTCGTCGACGACCTCCGGACGATCGCCGCGGGTCGCGGGAAGCACGAGAAGATCCTGTGGTTCGACGGCCCGACCGCGACCGGGAAGTCCGAACTGAAGCGGTGTCTCGTGAACGGCCTCCGCGAGTACTCGAAGACGCCCGCTGGACGGCGGTACACGCTGGAGTGGAACGTCGCGAGCGCGAGCGCGAGCGGTCGCGGGCTCGCGTACGGCGAGGACGCGAGCGCGGCGGCGGACGTCGAGGAGAACTGGTACGAGAGCCCGGTGCAGACCCATCCGCTCTCGGTGTTCCCCGACCCCGTCCGCGGCGACGTCCTCGACGCGGTCAACGAGGCCGGCGAGGAGTTGCCGGTGCGCGTCGAGGAGCGGCTGGACCCGTTCTCGCGGGAGGCGTACGACGTGCTCGAGGAGCGCTATCGCCGACAGGGCCGCAGCGACCTGTTCAGCGCGATCGCGGACCCCCAGCACTTGCGCGTGAAGAACTACGTCGTGGAGGTCGGGCAGGGGATCGGCATCCTCCACAGCGAGGACGACGGCAGTCCGAAGGAGCGCCTCGTCGGGTCGTGGATGCGCGGGATGCTCCAGAAGCTCGACTCGCGCGGGCGGAAGAACCCGCAGGCGTTCTCCTACGACGGCGTCCTCAGTCAGGGCAACGGCCTCCTGACGGTGGTCGAGGACGCCGCGCAGCACGCGGACCTCCTCCAGAAGCTCCTGAACGTCCCCGACGAGGGGTCGGTGAAGCTCGACAAGGGCATCGGGATGGACGTCGACACGCAGCTCCTCATCATCTCGAACCCGGACCTGGAGGCGACGCTGAACCAGCACGCCGACCGCCAGGGGATGGACCCGCTGAAGGCGCTGAAGCGCCGGCTGGACAAGCACGAGTTCCGGTACCTGACGAACCTCTCCCTCGAAACGGAGCTCATCCGTCGCGAGTTGACCGGCGAGACGGAGGTGTGGACGGCGACGACGTACGACGACCTCGCCGAGCGCATCCGCGAGCCCGTCGTCGTCGCGGTGAAGACCGGCGGTGGGGACCTCGTCGACCGCGAGTTCGCGCCGCACGCGATCGAGGCGGCGGCGCTGTACGCGGTCGTCTCCCGGCTCGAGGACGGCGACCTGCCGTCGGACCTCGACCTCGTCGACAAGGCGATGCTGTACGACCGCGGGTACCTCCAGGACGGCGACACGCGCCTGGAGGCCGAGGACTTCGACTTCGTGGACGACGCCGAGGACGGCAAGCACGGCATTCCAGTGACGTTCACGCGGGACGTGCTCGCGGACCTCCTCCACGAGGAACGGGATCGACATCATCCGGAGTACGACGTCGCGAGCGTGGTCATGCCCCGCGACGTCCTGAACGCGATGGTCGAGGGACTCTCGACGGCGCCCGTGTTCTCGGCGGGCGAGCGCTCGGAGTTCGAGTCCCGCGTCGCCGAGGTGAAGAACCACGTGTTCGGCGAGCAGGAGACGGACGTCCTGGACGCGATGATGCACGACCGCCGGGTCGACGAGTCCACCGTCGAGGAGTACGTCGAGCACGTGTACGCGCTGGAGACGGACGACCCGATCACGAACGATCGCGGTGAGCGCGTCGACCCCGACCCGCTCCTGATGAAGGTGTTCGAGGTCGAGCACCTCGGGCAGTTCGGCGAGAGCGACTACGGCCCTGGCGGGTCGCCGTCGGAGGACGTGCGAGCGTTCCGCCGGGAGAAGGTCATCACGGCCCTGAACCGGTACGCGTGGGAGCAACGAGGCGAAGACTTCCGCGTCGCCGACGTCGAACTGACCGCGATCCCCGTCGTCAAGGCGGTGCTGGAGTCGAACGACTGGGACGACGTCCGTCGCACCTACGAGGACTTCGACCCCCGCCACTGGGAGGACCCGCCGAGCGGGACGGAGACGGAGCGACTCAAGGAACGAACGATCGAGGCGCTCGTCGAGCACTACGGCTACACGGCGGCGTCGGCGGAACTCACGAGCAGACACGTCATGGGACAGGTGGCTTACAGATGGGACTGAAGGACGACCTCGAGCGGTTCCGGGACGTCGGCGAACAGCGCCGCGAGGACCTCGCGGAGTTCATCCAGTACGGCGAACTCGGGGCGAGCGGGAGCGACGACGTCCGCATCCCGATCAAGATCGTGGACCTCCCGGCGTTCGAGTACGACCAGCTCGACCAGGGCGGCGTCGGCCAGGGCGAGGGCGCCGAGCCCGGCGACCCAGTCGGGCAACCCCAGCCCCAGCCGGGCGACGGCGACGAGGAGGGCGACCCGGGCGAGGAGAGCGGCGAGCACGAGTACTACGAGATGGACCCCGAGGAGTTCGCGGAGGAACTCGACGAGGAGCTCGGGCTCGACCTCGACCCGAAGGGCAAGCGCGTCGTCGAGGAGAAGGAGGGCCCGTACACGGACCTGACGCGCTCCGGGCCGAACTCGACGCTGGACTTCGAGCGGATGTTCAAGGAGGGCCTCAAGCGGAAGATGGCGATGGACTTCGACGAGGACTACCTGAAGGAGGTCCTCAAGGTCGACGGCGTCGGCCCCCAGAAGGCGTTCGAGTGGGCGCGCGGCGAGTCCATTCCCGTGTCGAAGGCGTGGCTCGTCGACGCGTACTCGGACGTTCCCGACGACGAGAAGACGAAGTGGGCGAGCATCGAGGACGTGGAGGCGAACGTCGACCGGGAGCCGATCCAGCAGCAGATCAAGCGCGAGGGCATCAAGCACGTGCCGTTCCGCCGGGAGGACGAACGCTACCGGCACCCGGAGATAGTCGAGGAGAAGGAGAAGAACGTCGTCGTGGTGAACATCCGCGACGTCTCCGGGTCGATGCGCGAGAAGAAGCGCGAGCTCGTCGAGCGCGTGTTCACGCCCCTGGACTGGTACCTCACGGGGAAGTACGACAACGCCGAGTTCGTCTACATCGCGCACGACGCGGAGGCGTGGGCGGTCGAACGCGAGGAGTTCTTCGGCATCAGGAGCGGCGGCGGCACGAAGATCTCGAGCGCGTACGAGCTCGCCGCCGAACTCTTGGAGGAGTACCCCTGGAGCGAGTGGAACCGGTACGTGTTCGCGGCGGGCGACTCGGAGAACTCGAGCAACGACACGGAGGAGAACGTGATACCACTCATGGAGCAGATTCCGGCGAACCTGCACGCGTACGTCGAGACCCAGCCGACGGGGACGGCGATCAACGCGACGCACGCCGAGGAGGTACAGAGTCACTTCGGGGACAGCGACAACGTCGCCGTCGCGTACGTCTCCGGTCCGGAGGACGTGACGGACGCGATCTACGACATCCTCTCCACGGAGGGAGATGGCGATGTCTGACAGCGACCGCTTCGCGAAGCAGCGGATCGCGGACGACCTCGCGGAGCCCGTCGAGGAGGCCCGGAACCTCGCGGTGAAGCTCGGGCTGGACCCGTACGACGTGAACTACTGGGTCGTCGACTACGACGAGATGAACGAGCTCATCGCGTACGGCGGGTTCCAGCACCGGTACCCGCACTGGCGGTGGGGGATGCAGTACGACCGCCAGCAGAAGCAGGGCCAGTACGCGGGCGGGAAGGCGTTCGAGATCGTGAACAACGACGACCCCGCGCACGCGTTCCTGCAGGAGTCGAACACGATCGCAGACCAGAAGGCGGTCATCACGCACGTGGAGGCCCACAGCGACTTCTTCGCGAACAACGAGTGGTTCGGGCTGTTCGGCGACGACGCGAACGCGGCGGCGATGCTGGAGCGGCACGCGAACGCGATCGCGGACTACATGAGCGACCCCGAGGTCGAGCGGGCGGCCGTCGAGCGCTGGATCGACAACGCGCTCGTGCTCGAGGACAACATCGACCAGCACCAGCCGTACGCGCCCGTCGAGACCGACGACGACGGCGACGGCGAGGAGGTGGCGGTCGACGAGGAGGTCCAGGACAAGCTCGCGGACCTCGACCTCTCCGACGAGGTCCGCGACCAGGTGTTCGACGAGGAGTTCCTCGCGGCGGACGACGACGAACCGGCGTCGTTCCCGGAGACGCCCGAGAAGGACGTGCTCGGGTTCCTCCGCAAACACGGGAAGCGTTTCGACGAGGAGGCCGGGCGCGCGATGGAGATGACGGAGTGGCAGACGGACCTGCTCGACATGCTGCGCGCGGAAGCGTACTACTTCGCGCCCCAGAAGATGACGAAGGTCATGAACGAGGGCTGGGCGGCGTACTGGGAATCCCTGATGATGACCGACGAGGGGTTCGCGGCCGCGGACGAGTTCCTGAACTACGCGGACCACATGGCGCGCGTCCTCGGGTCGCCCGGATTGAACCCGTACAAGCTCGGGATGGAGATCTGGGAGTACGTCGAGAACCGCACGAACCGCCGCGAGGTCCTGGAGCACCTGCTTCGGGTCGACGGCGTGACGTGGCAGAACCTCGACGAGGTCGTCGACTTCGACGACGTCCTCGACGTGCTCGAACCACCGGAAGCGCTGGCGAGGATCACGCCGGAGTCGCTGTCGGCCCTCGCGGACCTCCCCGACGAGTACGTCGACCGAGACGCGCTCGACGCGGCCCTGGCCGGTGACGTGGACGTCGAGCAGTACCCGTGGAAGGTGCTGACGACGGCGGGGCTGGCGCGCCGGCACTTCTCGCTCGTCGAGCGCGGGTCTCGGACGTTCCTGGCGAGCGCGACCGACAGCGAACTC is part of the Halorubellus sp. JP-L1 genome and harbors:
- a CDS encoding PrkA family serine protein kinase, with product MTDGEAFVTAVDRELESTYEEPMALSTYVDRVLEQPTVASHASKYLLEAIESMGTRTVIEEGEETERYRFFDDPHNDGEHAVLGNTQILNAFVDDLRTIAAGRGKHEKILWFDGPTATGKSELKRCLVNGLREYSKTPAGRRYTLEWNVASASASGRGLAYGEDASAAADVEENWYESPVQTHPLSVFPDPVRGDVLDAVNEAGEELPVRVEERLDPFSREAYDVLEERYRRQGRSDLFSAIADPQHLRVKNYVVEVGQGIGILHSEDDGSPKERLVGSWMRGMLQKLDSRGRKNPQAFSYDGVLSQGNGLLTVVEDAAQHADLLQKLLNVPDEGSVKLDKGIGMDVDTQLLIISNPDLEATLNQHADRQGMDPLKALKRRLDKHEFRYLTNLSLETELIRRELTGETEVWTATTYDDLAERIREPVVVAVKTGGGDLVDREFAPHAIEAAALYAVVSRLEDGDLPSDLDLVDKAMLYDRGYLQDGDTRLEAEDFDFVDDAEDGKHGIPVTFTRDVLADLLHEERDRHHPEYDVASVVMPRDVLNAMVEGLSTAPVFSAGERSEFESRVAEVKNHVFGEQETDVLDAMMHDRRVDESTVEEYVEHVYALETDDPITNDRGERVDPDPLLMKVFEVEHLGQFGESDYGPGGSPSEDVRAFRREKVITALNRYAWEQRGEDFRVADVELTAIPVVKAVLESNDWDDVRRTYEDFDPRHWEDPPSGTETERLKERTIEALVEHYGYTAASAELTSRHVMGQVAYRWD
- a CDS encoding UPF0179 family protein — encoded protein: MSTVTLLGSRLVDEGTEFVYQGEAPGCEGCPYRDQCLNLTAGVKYRVTTVRDGAQTLDCAVHDEGVRAVEVEPATVVANVPSANAYAGSKTQLAGDCPYTECPSHEYCVPDGADFDEEYRIERTKGDPPHEFCYLDRDLTMVEFEAPDE
- a CDS encoding PrkA family serine protein kinase, which encodes MTKNTRLTDLSQDYKESMPADLRDTRSFQWYLDECYDDPKVARNAHQRVADMFDHYGTEYDEEAGVVEYELASEDPLNDGENTFFGRVIHESIHEFVNKVKSGARRLGPERRIKLLLGPVGSGKSHFDKQVRAYFEDYTLTDDGRMYTFRWTNLTDVIHDQDPADATVRSPMNQDPLVLLPYEQRKDVIADLNEALDAPYTIRNDQSLDPESEFYMDELLAYYDDDLESVLANHVEVVRLVANENKRQCLETFEPKDKKNQDETELTGDVNYSKIAIYGESDPRAFDYSGAFCNANRGLFSGEELLKLQREFLYDFLHATQEMTIKPKNNPRIDIDQVIVGRTNMPEYKDKKGDEKMEAFNDRTKRIDFPYVLGYEEEAQIYRKMLANADVPDINIEPHAMEMAGLFAVLTRIEEPDNDTVEMLQKAKAYNGEIDDGDDIDVKKLRDEAEAKAEIGEGMEGISPRFVGDEIAEAIMDSKHRSRGFLSPLTVFNFFEENLEHHGSIPEENFETYYRYLELVREEYKERAIEDVRHALAYDVDEIQRQGEKYMDHVMAYIDDDRVEDELTGQMQEPDETFLRSVEEKLDIPEDRKDDFRQEVSNWVSRRARTGDTFDPTDNERLRRALERKLWEDKKHNINFSALVSANESDDDERNSWVDALEDQGYSRGGAKEVLEFAGAEVAKSEMED
- a CDS encoding SpoVR family protein is translated as MSDSDRFAKQRIADDLAEPVEEARNLAVKLGLDPYDVNYWVVDYDEMNELIAYGGFQHRYPHWRWGMQYDRQQKQGQYAGGKAFEIVNNDDPAHAFLQESNTIADQKAVITHVEAHSDFFANNEWFGLFGDDANAAAMLERHANAIADYMSDPEVERAAVERWIDNALVLEDNIDQHQPYAPVETDDDGDGEEVAVDEEVQDKLADLDLSDEVRDQVFDEEFLAADDDEPASFPETPEKDVLGFLRKHGKRFDEEAGRAMEMTEWQTDLLDMLRAEAYYFAPQKMTKVMNEGWAAYWESLMMTDEGFAAADEFLNYADHMARVLGSPGLNPYKLGMEIWEYVENRTNRREVLEHLLRVDGVTWQNLDEVVDFDDVLDVLEPPEALARITPESLSALADLPDEYVDRDALDAALAGDVDVEQYPWKVLTTAGLARRHFSLVERGSRTFLASATDSELEQIGRYLFDDARYGSVEEALADVDYGAGWKRMREIRQSHNDVTFLDEFLTQEFVDANDYFTYEFSHATGQNRVASVDAADVKKKLLLQFTNFGKPTVAVYDGNFDNRNELLLGHQYNGVMLDVKQAKQVLERVFELWGRPVNLLTIVKELSDHDREVARRRNKEPEPTEQGKRIRFDGEGFEEFDVPWEQVSHLAADDVDYDTKPDEWLA
- a CDS encoding Lrp/AsnC family transcriptional regulator, with translation MARDLDDVDRSILFLLQRDARNKTAQEIGDSAGVSASTVRNRIDRMEADGIIRGYHPEIDYEAANLPLQLTFVITASPSQLQEFSEQIRQVQGVVDVREMLTGRRNLHVDVVGTSTKDVTRITDAIHDIGVEIESSEMMRQRHVQPFNHFFLQGSEAGETADGADASETTSDE
- a CDS encoding DUF5820 family protein is translated as MSDLPDPPSGWTVWNEDPDGRVVLAYRPDVFNTTAHPPECLPTLYLSQGRRNHRRPGVDRPEATTGDWFVRLYFEPDVSLDETMRYPDRDAAVDAAYDLAADFAAGDVDPRDTYQVPRPDYFDALDEHTGTDERADNDERAGNEDRADSDERAGSGD
- a CDS encoding YeaH/YhbH family protein; the protein is MGLKDDLERFRDVGEQRREDLAEFIQYGELGASGSDDVRIPIKIVDLPAFEYDQLDQGGVGQGEGAEPGDPVGQPQPQPGDGDEEGDPGEESGEHEYYEMDPEEFAEELDEELGLDLDPKGKRVVEEKEGPYTDLTRSGPNSTLDFERMFKEGLKRKMAMDFDEDYLKEVLKVDGVGPQKAFEWARGESIPVSKAWLVDAYSDVPDDEKTKWASIEDVEANVDREPIQQQIKREGIKHVPFRREDERYRHPEIVEEKEKNVVVVNIRDVSGSMREKKRELVERVFTPLDWYLTGKYDNAEFVYIAHDAEAWAVEREEFFGIRSGGGTKISSAYELAAELLEEYPWSEWNRYVFAAGDSENSSNDTEENVIPLMEQIPANLHAYVETQPTGTAINATHAEEVQSHFGDSDNVAVAYVSGPEDVTDAIYDILSTEGDGDV
- a CDS encoding SDR family oxidoreductase; translation: MNQPDDVAVVTGASSGVGAATARALASDGYAVALAARREHRLEDLAAEIEAERDADALAVPTDVTDEHAVEAMVDATLEEFGRVDVLVNNAGVLEGDYVADADPADFRSQVEVNLLGSMYATRAALPALRDGGHVVGISSMNADEPAEGGSAYSASKAGVNGFYDAFRKEMADDPVRVTVVNPGPIQSEMNDWSDWDGRPLDPRDVAATVAFAIGRPQHVELPRLTVNTTDKLSS